CTTCGTCGGTCCGGGCCGTGGTCACGATGGTGATGTTCATGCCTCGGATCTTGTCGATCTTGTCGTAATTCACCTCGGGAAACATGATCTGTTCCTTGATCCCGAGGGTGTAGTTCCCCCGCCCGTCGAACCCTCTCGGGGAAACCCCCTTGAAGTCGCGCACGCGGGGAAGGGCGATCTGGATCAGCTTGTCGAGAAATTGGTACATCCGATCCCGCCGCAGCGTGACCATGACGCCGATGGGAACCCCTTCCCGCAGCTTGAAGTTCGCGATGCTCTTGCGCGCCTTGGTGACGACGGGCTTCTGGCCAGTGATGATGCCGATCTCGCCGGCGGCGGTTTCGATCACCTTGACGTTTTCGATCGCGTCACCGAGACCCATGTTCACGACGACCTTGGAGAGCCTGGGCACCTGCATCACGTTCCGGTACCCGAACTTCTCCTTCAGTTTGGGAACGATCTCCGCCTTGTACTGGTCCTGCAATCTCGCCATTTCCGATCACCCCCATCCGCCGTTCCGGCGGAGGTATCCTTTCACTTCTTTTTGGCCTCGAGGATGTCTCCGCACCGCTTGCAGACCCGGCTGCGTTTCCCCGCCCCATCGACCGCCATCGCGATCCGGGTCGGCTTGTTGCACTTGTCGCACATGATGAGAACGTTGGAATAGGAAATCGGCGCCTCTTTCTCCACGATGCCGCCCTGGGGGTTCGTCTTCCCGGGCTTCGTGTGCCGCTTCACCAGGTTGAGTTTCTCGATAAAGACCCTGGCCTTCTCGCGGTCGATCTTGAGAACCCGGCCGACCTTTCCCTTCTCCCTTCCGGCGATCACCTTGACGATGTCGTTCTTGCGGATCTGCGTCTTGTTCGCGGTTTCCATTCCGCCCCCCCCGCTCACAGGACTTCCGGCGCCAGGGAGATGATCTTCATGTACTTCCTGGCGCGTAGCTCGCGGGCGACGGGTCCGAAGATGCGGGTCCCGATCGGC
This sequence is a window from Candidatus Deferrimicrobium sp.. Protein-coding genes within it:
- the rplE gene encoding 50S ribosomal protein L5 gives rise to the protein MARLQDQYKAEIVPKLKEKFGYRNVMQVPRLSKVVVNMGLGDAIENVKVIETAAGEIGIITGQKPVVTKARKSIANFKLREGVPIGVMVTLRRDRMYQFLDKLIQIALPRVRDFKGVSPRGFDGRGNYTLGIKEQIMFPEVNYDKIDKIRGMNITIVTTARTDEEGLELLRLMGMPFRA
- the rplX gene encoding 50S ribosomal protein L24, producing the protein METANKTQIRKNDIVKVIAGREKGKVGRVLKIDREKARVFIEKLNLVKRHTKPGKTNPQGGIVEKEAPISYSNVLIMCDKCNKPTRIAMAVDGAGKRSRVCKRCGDILEAKKK